The following coding sequences are from one Lolium rigidum isolate FL_2022 chromosome 6, APGP_CSIRO_Lrig_0.1, whole genome shotgun sequence window:
- the LOC124659493 gene encoding geranylgeranyl diphosphate reductase, chloroplastic-like: MATMSAACHSPARLSVSCSSSAPGRPLRVAVVGGGPAGASAAEALASAGAQAFLLERSPAGAKPCGGAIPLCMLDEFSIPLGLVDRRVTRMRVLSPSNLAADFSRAIPPGAHIPMLRREVLDSFLRTRAADAGATLLPGLVTSLSLPAGPTDPYLVHYISSGGPSPTRSVLEVDAIVGADGANSRVAREVGAGDYTTAIAFQERIRLPDKEMAYYDDLAEMYVGGDVSPDFYGWVFPKCDHVAVGTGTVAAKPEIKKLQSGIRARAGPKIAGGRVIKVEAHPIPEHPRPRRVVGRVALVGDAAGYVTRCSGEGIYFAAKSGRMCGQAMAKEWRLTGAVTEAGIRRGYLRRWDDEFLLTFRFLDLLQRVFYGDNAGREALVEMCADEHVQRRTFDCYLHKRMAPPEPWADLQLLWRTAGSMVRCSVLGKEVQRLRQLEMMQA, encoded by the coding sequence ATGGCAACCATGTCCGCCGCCTGCCACTCGCCAGCCCGCCTCTCcgtctcctgctcctcctccgcgccggGGCGCCCGCTGCGCGTGgccgtggtgggcggcggccccgCCGGCGCGTCTGCGGCCGAGGCGCTGGCCTCCGCGGGCGCCCAGGCGTTCCTCCTGGAGCGCAGCCCGGCGGGTGCCAAGCCCTGCGGCGGCGCCATCCCGCTCTGCATGCTCGACGAGTTCTCCATCCCGCTGGGCCTCGTCGACCGCCGCGTCACCCGCATGCGCGTCCTCTCCCCGTCCAACCTCGCCGCCGACTTCTCCCGCGCCATTCCCCCCGGCGCCCACATCCCCATGCTCCGCCGCGAGGTGCTCGACTCCTTCCTCCGCACCcgcgccgccgacgccggcgccACCCTCCTCCCGGGCCTCGTCACCTCGCTCTCCCTCCCCGCGGGCCCCACCGACCCGTACCTCGTCCACTACATCTCCTCCGGCGGCCCCTCCCCAACCCGGAGCGTGCTCGAGGTGGACGCCATCGTCGGCGCGGACGGCGCCAACAGCCGGGTGGCCCGCGAGGTGGGCGCGGGGGACTACACGACGGCCATCGCCTTCCAGGAGCGGATCCGGCTCCCCGACAAGGAGATGGCGTACTACGACGACCTGGCCGAGATGTACGTGGGCGGGGACGTGTCCCCGGACTTCTACGGCTGGGTCTTCCCCAAGTGCGACCACGTGGCCGTCGGCACCGGCACCGTCGCCGCCAAGCCGGAGATCAAGAAGCTGCAGTCGGGCATCCGCGCGCGCGCGGGGCCCAAGATCGCGGGCGGGCGCGTGATCAAGGTGGAGGCGCACCCGATCCCGGAGCACCCGCGGCCGCGCCGCGTGGTCGGGCGCGTGGCCCTGGTGGGCGACGCGGCCGGGTACGTCACCCGGTGCTCCGGCGAGGGCATCTACTTCGCGGCCAAGTCCGGGCGGATGTGCGGCCAGGCCATGGCCAAGGAGTGGCGGCTCACGGGCGCGGTCACGGAGGCCGGGATCCGGCGCGGGTACCTGCGCCGGTGGGACGACGAGTTCCTGCTCACCTTCCGGTTCCTGGACCTGCTGCAGCGCGTCTTCTACGGCGACAACGCCGGCCGCGAGGCGCTGGTGGAGATGTGCGCGGATGAGCACGTGCAGCGCCGGACCTTCGACTGCTACCTCCACAAGCGGATGGCGCCACCCGAGCCATGGGCCGACCTCCAGCTGCTCTGGCGCACGGCCGGCAGCATGGTGCGCTGCAGCGTCCTCGGCAAGGAGGTCCAGCGCCTCCGGCAGCTCGAAATGATGCAGGCTTAA
- the LOC124660990 gene encoding probable envelope ADP,ATP carrier protein, chloroplastic (The sequence of the model RefSeq protein was modified relative to this genomic sequence to represent the inferred CDS: added 70 bases not found in genome assembly), producing MTHRRVEACDSWRPPQGPALLLLRAGGPSWGRSSSSPPGAFASLSVRDGGEAMAVKADEDREIAAEGSGKKGKVPPVAQLLKHPLALLALVPSSVALFAAGAGAGAVAKTVTAPLDRVKILMQTHSVRVAGEGTKKGIQFLEAMAEIGKEEGLKGYWKGNLPQVIRIIPYSAVQLFSYEVYKKIFRRKDGELSVFGRLAAGACAGMTSTLVTYPLDVLRLRLAVQSGHSTMSQVALNMLREEGLASFYGGLGPSLIGIAPYIAVNFCVFDLMKKSVPEKYKSRPETSLATALLSATFATLMCYPLDTVRRQMQMKGTPYNTIFDAIPGIVERDGLVGLYRGFVPNALKNLPNSSIKLTAFDTMKILISSGQKEMEKLMQESQEKTS from the exons gcgcgggtgGCCCGTCCTggggccgctcctcctcctcgccgcccggCGCCTTCGCGTCCCTCTCCGTCCGCGACGGCGGGGAGGCCATGGCCGTCAAGGCGGACGAGGACAGGGAGATAGCCGCCGAGGGTTCCGGGAAGAAGGGCAAGGTGCCGCCGGTGGCGCAGCTGCTGAAGCACCCGCTGGCGCTGCTGGCGCTCGTGCCCAGCAGCGTCGCGCtcttcgccgccggcgccggggccggcgccgtcgccaAGACGGTCACCGCTCCGCTCGACCGCGTCAAGATCCTCATGCAG ACTCACAGCGTGCGGGTGGCGGGTGAGGGCACCAAGAAGGGGATTCAGTTCCTGGAG GCTATGGCAGAGATAGGAAAGGAGGAGGGTCTAAAGGGTTACTGGAAGGGCAATCTTCCGCAG GTTATCCGCATAATTCCGTATAGTGCAGTGCAACTTTTCTCATATGAAGTTTACAAG AAAATATTCCGAAGAAAGGATGGAGAGCTTTCTGTGTTTGGAAGACTTGCTGCTGGTGCTTGTGCGGGCATGACATCTACACTT GTGACTTACCCATTGGATGTTCTCCGGCTTAGGCTAGCAGTTCAATCTGGACATAGCACTATGTCACAG GTTGCTCTGAACATGCTGAGAGAAGAAGGGTTAGCTTCCTTCTATGGAGGCCTTGGTCCATCTCTTATAGGCATTGCTCCTTACATTGCTGTAAACTTCTGTGTTTTTGACCT AATGAAGAAATCTGTACCGGAGAAGTACAAGAGTAGACCAGAGACATCTCTAGCAACTGCTCTTCTTTCAGCAACATTTGCGACTTTGATGTGCTATCCGTTGGACACTGTTAGGAGGCAGATGCAAATGAAAGGCACGCCATACAATACAATTTTCGATGCCATTCCAG GTATTGTGGAGCGTGATGGTCTAGTTGGACTATACCGAGGTTTTGTGCCAAACGCGTTAAAAAATCTGCCCAATAGCAG CATTAAACTCACTGCATTTGACACGATGAAGATCCTGATATCTAGTGGGCAAAAGGAAATGGAAAAATTAATGCAAGAAAGTCAAGAGAAGACAAGCTAG